From the genome of Fundulus heteroclitus isolate FHET01 chromosome 9, MU-UCD_Fhet_4.1, whole genome shotgun sequence, one region includes:
- the LOC105936926 gene encoding transmembrane protein 125, producing MPELDNFPPLNGNRGSDLDLNGPADPVQIQHSILEEQVELWWFRDPGKSVLCYCVAVLLILGCGLGGVGLLSTTTSVSSEWRLGAGTALCLLALGVLLKQLLSSAVQDMNCVRSRHQIDMLKSGGLSDILVVLITGLALLICGGVLLHLALVHHMPKPGQALNDMYISGVVLLAGGGVAVVGVGIYAVVAVLLERTRHGRRLVDRVLNVFTVSGHMDRHGRRETASSLANLI from the coding sequence ATGCCTGAGCTGGACAACTTTCCCCCTCTGAATGGAAACAGAGGCTCGGATCTGGACCTGAACGGTCCAGCAGACCCGGTCCAGATTCAGCACAGCATCCTGGAGGAGCAGGTGGAGCTGTGGTGGTTCAGAGATCCCGGGAAGTCTGTGCTCTGCTACTGCGTCGCCGTGCTTCTAATCCTGGGCTGTGGACTCGGCGGCGTGGGCCTGCTCTCCACCACCACCAGCGTGTCGAGCGAATGGAGGCTGGGCGCCGGCACGGCCCTGTGCCTGCTGGCCCTGGGGGTCCTGCTAAAGCAGCTGCTCAGCTCGGCCGTGCAGGACATGAACTGCGTCCGGAGCCGCCACCAGATAGACATGCTGAAGAGCGGGGGCTTGTCGGACATCTTGGTGGTGTTAATCACGGGGCTGGCACTGTTGATCTGCGGAGGGGTTCTCCTGCATTTGGCCCTGGTCCACCACATGCCGAAGCCAGGCCAGGCTCTCAATGACATGTACATCTCTGGAGTGGTTCTGCTGGCGGGAGGAGGGGTGGCCGTCGTGGGTGTGGGGATATACGCCGTGGTGGCCGTCCTGCTCGAGAGGACGAGGCACGGACGGAGACTCGTGGACCGAGTTCTGAACGTGTTTACCGTGTCAGGACACATGGACCGCCACGGTCGCCGAGAGACCGCCTCCAGCTTGGCCAACCTCATATGA